tggaagaggaggaggagaagaaagagttgAAGGGTggttgagaagaaagaaaatgtgtttctaaTACAGCAGAAATCTGTTTTTGCAGATTAGCTCTGCCACTTTCCCTCAGCCACACTTCCTTCTGACACTGATCCTAGAGATCAGCCAGAGATGAAAACTTAgtcttcttttgtattttattcaCATGTGCCTTGCCTTGGGGACATGTTTCCCTCCCGTAACAGAATGGGGTCTTTGACATAGggtaagagatggctcagtggctaagcacacttgatgttcttgcagagaacatgggtttggtcccagcacccacacagtggctcacaaccgttcATGATTCCAGTTCCAGAGTATGCCTTTTTCTTATTGCCACAAGAACCAAGCACACACAAGATGCaccaacatacatgcacataaaatatttatacacataaaattaataaagttcTGGTATAAACATGTTAGTTATTTTAATTCCccaagagattttcttttcagatTTAAGTACTGGGCTTCTAATGTCCTGGTATTTGCcacaggttttgtgtgtgtgtgtgtgtgtgtgtgtgtgtgtgtgtgtgtgtgtaagtattgtGTGAAGGTGTATATGTGtagctgtgtgtgcatatgtatgtgtgcacacatgtgatttatgtgcatatgtgtgtcagtTTAGCACTCTAGGTAAAGCATACCTCTGGAGGTCTAAGGTTAGAGGATAACCTGCCTGGGCCAGGCAAAAAacttcacatacataaaaatctcAAATTTTATTGTACCATGGATTGTGACATTTCTATTACTCTTggcaaagaggaagaaaatattgCACGTCCTGTTATCTGATTTCAGGTCTCCCACAGAGGTTAGATCAAACAAGCacaattcttttaaattaaaatttgaatgAATAAGAATCTTCCATCCGTGTCTGAAGAGTAGGACCCCACATTGGGACCACATACTGAAGCCCCTGCATCTACCAGGAAGCCCCAGGAGTATTGTTAAATAAACCTAGAGCTTAGTGTATGTGAGGCAAGTTCTCAATTCCTAGCTACATCCACATCTGCCCCTTTTTTGGTCTATCATTTACTTGACCACTACAGATCAAATTCTAAAAAGATTGATTCTGAGAGTTAGGGTAACTTTTTAATGTTCATATGGAGGGCTGGGTCTCTCTATACTGGTTTAGCTGACATTGCTCCTTTTTCAATATTTGTAATGTGCTTTATTTTCTACTAACTTATTTTTAAAccttatatgatttttaaaataactatttcaaggcttttccctctATTCTGTCatctctgctgcttctgtctcttttctATAACTTGCTCAAACACAGGAGACATAATATGCTGCTCCTTACATGTAATGGCATCCTGAATTCTTTGTGAATTGCTAACATTATGCTGGCACATATTCAGACTTTTCTATCTTACTTTACCATGTGCTCAATTTATTTTAAAGCCCAAGCATGTTAGTGCACAcaagtaattccagcacttagtaGGCTGGGCTGGagcattgcaagttcaaggctagcttaaGCTTCATAGTATGATCCTAGAGAAGAAGACATAGATGACcagtcttattattattattattattattattattattattattattattatcatcttcttcttcttcttcttcatcatcatcatcatcatcagttaTCTATTAAtaacaattcacaaaccacatgaaactcaagaagaaggaagacgaaagtgtagatacttcaatccttcttagaaggagagacaaaatacccatggaaggagttacagagacaaagtgtggagcagactgaaggaatgaccatccagagactgccccacctggggatccatcccatatacgatcaccaaacccagacacttttgtggataccaagaagtgcttgcagacagaagcctgttatagctgcctCCAGAGAGGCCtcaccagtgcctgactaatacagaagtggatgctcaccgtcatccattggactgagcacagagtcccaagtgaaagagctagagaaatgatCCAAGGAGGTGAAGAGGTCGCAGccccataggaacaacaatatgaaccaatcagtacccccagagctccctgggactaaaccaccaaccaaagagtacacatgatgggacagctgcatatgtagcagaggatggccttgtcggtaatcagtaggaggagaggcccttggtcctgtgaaggttctatgctccagtgtaagggaatgccagggccaggaagcaggagtgagtgggttggtgagcagggggaggaggggggatgggtgtttcagaggggaaaccagaaaaggggataatatttgaaatgtaaataaagaaaatatctaataaaaaataaaataaaatgatacccctccaaaaaggaggagaaggagggggaggaggaggaagaagaagaggaggaggaggaggaggaggaggaggaggaggaggaggaggaggaggagaagaagaagaagaagaagaagaagaagaagaagaagaagaagaagaagaagaagaagaagaagaataatcTAATGAATATTTATGAGGAGGGTAGAGCATTGGGGAGGCCAAATGACACATTTCCTATCACAACTCATGATGGACCAGATGATAATTTCATAGTATTTTCCCCAAAAGGGGAACTGTGTCAAAAACAAGATGTCAGATTTTCTTGAGGTTGGAAACCCTTCATTAGTGCAGATGTGTTTCAGAAGGTTCTAGTGCTGTAGCTTCTGAAACAACATAACTGCAGCTTCGAGAATATTTAACCACACAGGGACATTTTGTCTATCAGCCTACCCAGTGAGCTACCAAGATACAGCTGTAGTTTCCGTGGTTCGACCATATTTAACTGTTTGCCTATGCAGTGGTCTGTTGTGTCCACTCTCTGGGGTagcaggagattttttttttagatggagAGCATTCTTACCATTTAGTCTAATATAGTTTTGTATATTAAAACGTATAAAAGGCAACAGTGTATCCCATGTGTTCCTTGGGTGAGAATGCTGTTCTGAGCCTGGAAGTCTGCTTGTTAGCTGCCTGAAAACCTGCCAACACTAGCTTTTCTGTCTTCCAgtgttctctctttcctctgatcTGGACAGTCTATCCATATCACACTCAGCAAGCCCTCATTACTTTCCTCATTTACTTTCCTCATTATTTTTAACACTACCATTGTAACcctaactttttttaaatttcaaatagacATTTCCTCATCTAATACACTCTAATCGTGGTTTCCCTGCCTCCCAGATCCTCCTCACGGCCCATCCACTAaatccacattttctttctctctctgactcttggCTGGTCATGAATTTAAAGAcatgaaaggggaaaggggggtcTACAAACCCCAAAGGGGCCTGACAGGTATGGGTTTCAGACCACTATCTTGTGCTGCTGGGTTTCAAACTCTCATGATCAGGTTAATTTTAACCTTGAAAATCCGCTCTTTGCAGACATACTGACGCTGTTAAAGTAATAAATAACCTGGAGAGTGTCTTGTTTAGCTTATCACAATGCTTACCTGGAAGGCATAACATCAGAGAGTGACCTCCAGACAGAATCTGCTGCTGTCCTTCACAGCCACCCAGAGACACAGCGATTGGATCACTGCTTTGCCGGGGCTTttgagggttttgtttggttgtttgttttgtgtttgttgtctcttCCCCAGACATGTGGAATGGTATTTCAGTACATTTACTCTGGATCAGCCTCATTTTACCTCAAATGAGCTCTGGTTCCATTCAGTGAGCCACATCTTTGCCTTTCACATTCACAAATACATATTTGAAATCGTTTAATATAATGTTTTGTCCAAAACAGACTACTAGCTACAAATTAAAGGTAACCTAATTTAAAGCATAGAGGGAAAACAAGCTCATTTTACAGAACCCAAGCAGACGGTAGTAAGTGAAGTACTATGCACACACTGGtaagatgaaaaagaaagacagaatatTTTGATACTGTATTTGGATATGCTATGGCTTCTGCTTAAATAGCCAGATACCGACTAGTCTCATTGAGGTCAGATCACTTGATCCTTTGCTTAATCATCTAATCCACTAATATAGTGAGCACTTTACAATAAACACACACCCAAACTTCCTGCACATTTGCTATAAATTTTTACAGTGACTTCTGTCACCGGacacatttttgtttggttttgttttctttaaattattgcGTAGGACActgtagtttgttgttgttgttgttgttttgtttacttaGTTTTCTCTTGAAACGAGATTtaggaaaacaagaataaaaaataaattgttgtTTAATTCTGGTCGTGATATGAAACTTCACATCTAAAATATATGTTACTGCTTGCTCTCATATTTACTTTATCACATTATCCTCACATTAGGTTTGTTTAATTCTGTCATCTGAATATGCGTAATATAGTTAAATAAATAGCCCAGCTCAGATTGCTTTGAAGGAGTCAaagtatataaatacatgcatataaacacaattagcaatacataaatacatcttAGTAAAAAAGCATATTTATTATGAAGATATTTTTCTTCTGACAAGCTTCACCAGTGCATGTTTTACCTCCTTGTTCCTTAGACTGTAGATCAGTGGATTTAACATGGGAATCACTGTGGTGTAAAACACTGAGGTCACTTTTTCGTGGATGACGGAACCATTAGAAGCGGGTTTCAGATACATGGACATGAGAGAGCCATAAAATATAAGAACAGCTGTCAGGTGGGAGCTGCAGGTGCTGAAGGCTTTGGACCTGCCCTCTTTAGAGTGGATGCGGAGGATGCTGGACAGGATGAACCCATATGAAATGACTATTGTCAGGCTGGTGGCTATCATGTTAAATCCACCAATGACAAAGATCAAAAGTTCGTCAATGTAAGTGCTGGAGCAGGAGAGTTGAATAAGTGGAACAATGTCACAGAAATAGTGTTTAATGATGTTGGATTTGCAGAAAGATAACCTTAATATACATCCCCCATGAATCACAGCATCAGTAAAGCCCACTGAAAAGACAGCAGCCACCAGCAGAGAACAGACCCGAGGCGACATAATGACAGCATAGAGCAGTGGactgcagatggccacatagcgatcaTAGGCCATGGCTGCCAACATGTAGCATTCAGAGATgacaaaaatacagaaaaagaacAGCTGAGCCATACAATCAGAATACGAGATAGCCTTATCCCTGCTTAAAAACCCCACCAGCATTTTGGGGGTAACAACAGAAGAGTAGCAGAAATCTAAAAAAGACAAAC
This portion of the Mus musculus strain C57BL/6J chromosome 9, GRCm38.p6 C57BL/6J genome encodes:
- the Olfr985 gene encoding olfactory receptor 985 yields the protein MSIRNHSTVTEFLLLGLTEEPALQLPLFCLFLGIYIVTMVGNLGMIAVIKLNSQLHTPMYYFLSSLSFLDFCYSSVVTPKMLVGFLSRDKAISYSDCMAQLFFFCIFVISECYMLAAMAYDRYVAICSPLLYAVIMSPRVCSLLVAAVFSVGFTDAVIHGGCILRLSFCKSNIIKHYFCDIVPLIQLSCSSTYIDELLIFVIGGFNMIATSLTIVISYGFILSSILRIHSKEGRSKAFSTCSSHLTAVLIFYGSLMSMYLKPASNGSVIHEKVTSVFYTTVIPMLNPLIYSLRNKEVKHALVKLVRRKISS